From the Solanum lycopersicum chromosome 10, SLM_r2.1 genome, one window contains:
- the LOC101249317 gene encoding phosphatidylinositol 4-phosphate 5-kinase 6-like, translating into MKAWEATIRITQAATRKRANTIFCTQGSSSPPTEEENEQQDDHIYANGEIFHAERFLPNGDYYSGYWLDNFPHGQGKYWWTDGCMYVGDWFRGKTMGKGMFSWPSGAMYEGNFKSGFMDGDGTYTGPNGDTYRGGWIMNLKHGQGVKEYVNGDCYDGEWCRGLQEGQGRYNWKNGNYYVGEWKNGTIFGKGKMYWTNGNVYEGNWEDGFPKGNGTFKWTDGSFYVGNWSKDPNEQNGTFYPSTSLLETGNLEWDPQQVFNVDLVECTICPPEKVPILPSQKKLALWRSSKAVDSNIKPRRMSLDGRIDAPPVDREFGRIRLSDVAGTSASYLDDSIVGLQDADGYLRGSPIRIPKVVKRQGQTISKGHKNYELMLNLQLGIRVSVGRPGPPPSLDLKPSAFDPREKYWTRFPTEGSKITPPHPSCEFRWKDYCPKVFRALRMLFKVDAADYMISICGNDALRELCSPGKSGSFFYLTNDDRYMIKTMKKAETKVLLRMLSAYFNHVRAFDNTLVTKYYGLHCVKLSGPAQKKVRFVIMGNLFCTNYSIHRRFDLKGSTFGRTTDKPESQIEATTTLKDLDLNFIFRLQKTWFQEFRRQVDRDCEFMEQEGVMDYSLLVGIHFREADSTEDQTSSGSGTPIDNGGSENETVARVSRADMDQLLLDKEGWASIKLGINMPARVERTERKATEAETQLVGDPTGELYDVILFFGVIDILQDYDITKKLEHAYKSMQCDPNSISAVDPKAYSRRFRDYIFKVFIEDN; encoded by the exons ATGAAGGCGTGGGAGGCAACTATAAGGATAACACAAGCTGCAACAAGAAAACGTGCTAACACGATATTTTGTACACAAGGTTCATCATCACCACCAACAGAGGAAGAAAATGAGCAACAAGATGATCACATTTACGCGAATGGTGAAATTTTTCATGCTGAGAGGTTTCTCCCAAACGGTGATTACTATAGTGGTTATTGGCTTGACAATTTCCCTCATGGACAAGGTAAATATTGGTGGACGGATGGATGTATGTACGTTGGAGATTGGTTTCGTGGAAAAACTATGGGGAAAGGTATGTTTAGTTGGCCCTCGGGGGCAATGTACGAGGGGAATTTCAAGTCTGGATTTATGGATGGAGATGGTACCTATACGGGGCCTAATGGCGATACCTATAGGGGTGGTTGGATCATGAATTTGAAACATGGACAAGGGGTTAAGGAGTACGTTAACGGAGATTGTTATGATGGTGAATGGTGTAGGGGATTGCAAGAAGGACAGGGGAGGTATAATTGGAAAAATGGGAATTATTATGTTGGTGAATGGAAAAATGGAACTATTTTTGGTAAAGGTAAAATGTATTGGACTAATGGAAATGTTTATGAAGGGAATTGGGAAGATGGATTTCCTAAAGGAAATGGTACTTTTAAATGGACTGATGGAAGTTTTTATGTTGGAAATTGGAGTAAAGATCCAAATGAACAGAATGGTACATTTTATCCATCTACTTCATTGTTAGAAACTGGTAATCTTGAATGGGATCCTCAACAAGTGTTCAACGTCGATTTGGTAGAATGTACTATCTGTCCACCTGAGAAAGTTCCTATTTTGCCTTCACAGAAGAAACTCGCGTTATGGAGGTCATCTAAGGCTGTTGACAGCAACATTAAGCCTAGGAGGATGTCGTTGGACGGGAGAATAGATGCACCTCCTGTTGATAGGGAGTTTGGTAGAATTCGTTTATCAGATGTTGCAGGAACTTCAGCTAGTTATTTGGACGATTCCATCGTTGGCTTGCAGGATGCTGATGGATATTTAAGAGGTAGTCCTATAAGAATTCCTAAAGTTGTTAAGAGACAAGGCCAAACTATTTCTAAAGGACATAAGAATTATGAGCTTATGCTTAATTTGCAGTTGGGAATCAG GGTATCAGTGGGACGGCCTGGTCCTCCACCATCACTAGATCTCAAGCCATCAGCGTTTGATCCTCGAGAGAAGTATTGGACTAGATTTCCAACAGAAGGATCCAAGATAACGCCCCCTCACCCGTCTTGTGAATTCAGATGGAAGGATTATTGTCCGAAAGTTTTCAG GGCATTACGGATGCTATTCAAAGTGGATGCAGCTGATTATATGATATCGATTTGTGGTAATGATGCTCTCCGAGAGCTTTGTTCCCCTGGAAAAAGTGGAAGTTTTTTCTACTTGACAAACGATGATCGATATATGATCAAGACAATGAAGAAGGCAGAAACAAAA GTGCTATTAAGGATGCTTAGCGCGTATTTCAATCATGTTCGCGCTTTTGACAACACCCTTGTGACTAAGTACTATGGCCTGCATTGTGTGAAGCTAAGTGGACCAGCACAGAAGAAG GTACGATTTGTTATCATGGGGAACCTCTTTTGTACAAATTACTCAATTCATAGACGATTCGACTTGAAAGGATCAACATTTGGAAGAACGACAGATAAACCAGAATCCCAGATTGAAGCAACAACAACCCTTAAAGACCTTGATCTCAACTTCATTTTCAGGTTACAAAAGACATGGTTTCAAGAATTCCGAAG GCAAGTTGATAGGGATTGTGAGTTCATGGAACAAGAGGGAGTGATGGACTATAGCCTTTTAGTTGGTATTCATTTTAGAGAAGCAGATAGTACTGAAGATCAGACATCTTCTGGTTCTGGAACACCTATCG ATAATGGAGGCTCGGAAAATGAAACAGTTGCTCGTGTCTCTCGAGCTGATATGGATCAGTTGCTTCTTGATAAGGAAGG ATGGGCTAGCATAAAACTAGGAATAAACATGCCTGCAAGAGTTGAAAGGACAGAGAGGAAAGCTACAGAAGCGGAAACTCAGCTAGTTGGAGATCCAACAGGAGAGTTGTATGATGTGATACTGTTTTTCGGGGTCATAGACATACTTCAAGACTATGACATTACAAAGAAGCTAGAGCACGCATACAAGTCTATGCAATGTGATCCAAACTCTATATCAGCAGTTGATCCAAAGGCATACTCAAGGCGTTTTCGCGATTACAtattcaaagtttttatagAAGATAATTGA
- the LOC101268525 gene encoding uncharacterized protein translates to MLVSQQFKIQFFSHPNSHTKSIANGKRSKVPAFKQGLFNPTIGHNLCVKHKSLAVALDVDEPRSCNIEEKIEVVQEKSFWGAVGLIVGTAVGPGMLGLPAATVKSGPIPSTISLLLTWVYVISSIILVAELSFAAMEEDGVDEVSFTSLATKALGSKLGSFVALVYGSLTFALLVACVSGIGSIISQWFPKINHVLANGLFPSLVGIVLCLLPFHVIDVANRCLCITMFFSITTLVVIGIFVGRMSILDSFGFASWRFSSVLPAIPVAVLTMGFHVITPFICKIAGNTVHDARKAIMLGGTIPLVMVLSWNLIVLGLSSHNASSVSSDPISLLLSVNSSALPAVQGFAFSALATSLIGYAVSFPKQVVDTLDLIFSSSSSIPSPARGVVGKVGSATFKLRQNLGNEGKVSYSGTKNDNASENRVNSGFESLQSLVIPFVLALPVLIGSFFPSTFSRALDFAGIYANCFLFGILPPVMTYIYQSRRKLRLGVLPGGDGVLLLLLVIAVILAIWH, encoded by the exons atgcTTGTTTCTCAGCAGTTCAAGATTCAATTTTTCAGCCACCCTAATTCTCATACCAAGAGTATAGCTAATGGTAAAAGGTCAAAAGTTCCAGCCTTTAAGCAAGGGCTCTTTAATCCCACTATAGGTCATAATTTATGTGTAAAGCACAAATCTTTAGCTGTTGCTTTGGATGTAGATGAACCTAGAAGTTGCAATATTGAAGAAAAGATTGAAGTGGTTCAAGAAAAAAGCTTTTGGGGTGCTGTGGGGTTGATTGTAGGTACTGCTGTAGGGCCAGGAATGTTGGGATTACCTGCAGCAACTGTAAAATCTGGTCCAATTCCATCAACCATATCTCTTTTGTTGACTTGGGTTTATGTTATTTCCTCTATCATTCTTGTGGCAGAGCTTAGTTTTGCAGCTATGGAGGAAGATGGGGTTGATGAAGTTAGCTTTACTAGTCTTGCAACCAAGGCATTAGGAAGTAAACTTGGGTCTTTTGTTGCTTTGGTTTATGGTTCACTAACTTTTGCTTTGTTGGTAGCCTGTGTTTCAGGAATTGGTTCAATTATTTCTCAGTGGTTTCCCAAGATTAATCATGTTCTTGCTAATGGACTGTTTCCATCACTAGTCGGGATAGTTCTTTGTTTGTTACCTTTTCATGTTATTGATGTAGCGAATAGATGCCTATGCATTACTATGTTTTTCTCCATAACAACATTAGTTGTAATTGGAATATTTGTTGGGAGAATGAGTATTCTTGATTCTTTTGGATTTGCTTCTTGGAGATTTTCATCAGTTTTGCCTGCTATTCCTGTGGCTGTGCTTACAATGGGATTCCATGTAATCACAccttttatttgtaaaattgcTGGAAACACTGTACACGATGCTAGAAAAGCAATAATGCTAGGTGGGACTATTCCTCTAGTCATGGTACTATCATGGAATTTGATTGTTTTGGGACTTTCTAGTCACAATGCTTCATCTGTCTCAAGCGATCCAATCTCACTCTTGCTCTCTGTCAATTCCTCTGCTCTACCAGCTGTTCAAGGTTTTGCATTTTCAGCATTAGCCACAAGCTTGATAGGATATGCTGTTAGCTTTCCGAAACAGGTTGTCGATACCTTGGATTTGATCTTTAGTAGTTCCAGTTCCATTCCCAGTCCAGCTCGAGGAGTAGTAGGCAAAGTTGGTTCAGCCACATTTAAGTTGAGGCAAAATCTTGGAAATGAAGGGAAAGTTTCTTATAGTGGAACTAAAAATGATAATGCTTCAGAAAATAGAGTGAACTCTGGTTTTGAATCTTTACAAAGCCTTGTGATTCCTTTTGTTCTAGCTTTGCCAGTTCTCATTGGCTCTTTCTTTCCCTCTACATTTTCAAGAGCTCTTGATTTTGCTGGGATCTACGCCAACTGCTTTCTGTTTGGCATCCTTCCTCCGGTGATGACGTACATTTATCAGTCCAGGAGAAAGCTCAG GTTAGGCGTCTTGCCAGGAGGAGATGGTGTGCTGCTACTACTTTTAGTCATTGCTGTTATTCTAGCCATTTGGCATTAG